Below is a window of Natronorubrum halophilum DNA.
GTGGCCGAGATCGTCGGCTCACCGCAGAGACCGACGCCGTCCTGAACGACGACGTAGCCGCCGACGATCGCGAGCGGAATACCGACGGCGATCAGGACGACGCCGAGAAAGGGTGCCGCGTACGTCAACAGTATCGACTCCGTCTCCAGCGTCGGTTCGATCGGACCCGTCTCGTCGGTGGCGGGCGGTTCGGTCGCGTCGGGAGACGGGTCGTCATCGGCGCTCATTCGTTCTCGTCCCCCGTAGACGGACGGCGTTGGCGACCGCCGAGGAACGCGATCGTGCCGGCGAGTCCGAGCCCGTAGATCCAGTGAGCGAGCAAGACGAAGAGGAGGTACGTCACCAGTTCGAGGCCGAGCTGGCCGGTATAGAAGGCGAGCGCGAATCCCGAGGCGATGACGGTCGCGTACCACAGCCCCGTGACGAGCGTGAGCTCACCCGGTAAGTACTCACCCAGCGATAGGAACAGCAGCGGCCAAACCGTCATTCCGCCGACGAGGAAGAGCCCGTAGCCCAGGGTGAGGTTGGCCGGCAGCCCGACGAACGTCGCGAGGTTCGCGAAGGACTCGAGTTCGAACGCGCCCAGCACCACCGCGACGAGGAGCACGCCGGTCATGAACATCGTACCGACGAAGCCGCCGACCGCACCCGTTCCAGCATCGTTGGCGGCGGTCCGCGCGACCGGTTTGATCCGGCTGTACAGCGACAACGGCCGATCCTCCTGGGCCGGTACGTACGACGGGCGGGTTTCGTCGGGTTCGCTCGGTGGCACCCCGTGCTTGCGCTCGAGGCGATCCTCGAACCATTGCCACTCGGGGGTGAACTGCTCGGTCGCTTTCAGCTCCCAGGGATCGGCGGTTTCGATGGGCGCACCCTGAAAGTACGACCAGAGCATGTTGTACAGCCACATGAGGACGCTGATCCCGATCAGAAAGGCACCGACGGTTGCGACGACCTGTAGCCACGCGTACTCCGGTGGGTAGGTCGCGTATCGACGGGGGAGCTCGAGGAAGCCGAGCGCCATCAGCGTCATGAACGTGAGCGCAGCGCCGATGACGAGCAGCGACGACTGGAAGATCGCGAGCCGTCGATCGTACATCCGGCCGGTGATCAAGGGATACCAGTAGTAGCTTGCGGCGAACATCATGAGGGGGATGATCCCCATGAGGATGAGATGGAAGTGACCGACGACGTAGTAGGTGCCGTGGTAGATGATGTCAACCGGAATCACGGCGAGGAAGATGCCGGTGACACCGCCGACGATGAACAGACCGATCGAGCCGACACAGAGTATCGTCGGCGCGGCGAGCTTGACGTCCCCGTTCCACATGGTGGTGATCCAGTTGAATACCTTGATCGCGCTGGGAACGGCGATGGCGATAGAGGTGGCCATGAAACTCGCCCGGATGCGGGGATCGATTCCGGTCGTGAACATGTGGTGAGCCCAGACGCCAAACGAGAGGACGCCGATAGCGATCGTCGAGTAGACGATGAATTTGAAGCCGAACAGCTTTCGCCCGACGAACTTCGGCAGTATGAGGCTCATGAGCCCGGTCGCTGGCAGGAAGATGATGTACACCTCGGGGTGGCCCCAGAACCAGAGCAAGTGCTGCCAGAGGATCGGACCGCCGCCCTCGACGGCGAAAAACGTCGTCCCGAAGTTTCGATCGAACAACAACATGAGCAACGCGGTTCCCAACAGCGGGAACGCAAAGACGATGATCGCACTCGTCACGAGCATGTTCCAGGAAAAGATATCGAGGTTCGCCCAACCGATCGACTCGTCGCGCTCGTAGACGATGGTCGTGATGAAGTTGATCGCCCCGATCGTGGTAGCGATGCCACTCAAATGCAGCCCTAACAGGAGGAAATTCGTCTGCGGGTTCGGAGCCAGTGACAGGGGCGGATACATCGTCCACCCGATCGCCGGCTCCTGAAACGCAAACAGAACCGACAGCCACTCCGACGGAACGACAACTGCGAGCAACGAACCGGTTACTTCGGCGACGATTCCCAGCCGAGCGAGCAACAGCGACGGGGGTAACAGCCAGAACCCGACCGCGTTGAGCCGCGGAAACGCCATGTCGTCAGCACCGATCAGCAGCGGCAGAAAGTAGTTCCCGATGCCGAAGAAGACGGGCGTGACGAAGAAGATCAGCATCGTCAGCCCGTGCATCGTGAACAGTTCGTTGTACGTCTGCTCGGTCCAGAGGTTCGCTTCGGGAGTCAACAGGTGCGTCCGAATCATCATCGCGTCAATTCCGCCCCAGATCGCCGCGACGGTGCCGAACGCGATGTAGAGCAGGCCGATCTCACGGTGGTTGGTCGTCGTCGTCCAGTGAACGGCGGCGGACTTGAGGTCGGCCAGGTCGAACCGACGCCTGCGACCCGTCGCGTAGCCCCCGTCCGGTGACGGATCGGATCGCAACCGACGCGCCAACACGACCGTCAGGAGACAGCTAACGATGACGATTCCGAACAGTGAAACCTCCACGAGTGCACGGTTCATCGTCACCCGCCACCCCCAGTCATCCATCCTCGCCGCTCGTCGCCGTGCATAGCGGTAGGCTCATTATCGATTCCAATAAAGGTGAATAGATGTTCCTATGACTTTCAGCACTACTGATGTTTCTACGAACAGTACTGCGTTTAGTACTGGTACGAATCCGTGATTGTTCAGATATCGATGAACACTGTATAACACGCCGGTCGTCGAACAGCCACCAATGGGTAGCCGCCGATGCACGATCATCACACTGACCGTCACGGTGCTCTCGAGCCTCCTCGCGCTAACTGGGACGGTCGCAGCACAGTCTCCCAACCGCGAACTCATCGATGGGCTCGAGTACCAACTCCTCTACGTCGCTCTACCGTTGACGCTGTTCGTCCTGATGATTCTCGTCTACGCGGCCGTCAAGTTTCACGACAACGACGATCCCCAGCCGACCACGGAGGATCCCGCCCTCGAGATCACCTGGACCGCTGCGACGGCGCTCATCCTCCTGTTCGTCGGACTCGCCGGTTACAGCGTCCTCGTCAATCCCTACGTGTCACCCTCCCAGGCGATCGACGGCGACGACCGCAGTCAGGAGGAATTCGAATCCCTCGCGGATCTCCCCGAAACCGGTGACGAGGAGGTGTACGTTCGCGGCTATCAGTGGGAATGGCAAGCGACCTACCCCGAGGCAAACGTGACGACCGAAAACGAGATCGTAATACCTGCAGACGAGAACGTGACTATCTGGCTCACCAGTGACGACGTTATTCACTCGCTTTTCGTATCGGATCTGGGTATCAAACAGGATGCGTTCCCCGGCGACTACACCCGTGCCCGAACCACTGTCGACGAACCCGGACGCTACGACGTCGTTTGTACCGAGTTCTGTGGCGCTGGCCACTCGAGGATGGAGGCCGAAGTCGTCGCCGTCGACCAAGCAACCTACGACCAATGGCTTTCGGAGAACGAGGGAACCATCACCGAGGCACCGGAGCCCGCCTGAGAACGTCGTCGACCGCGACTGGCGGAGCGACGCTGACAGTGCAAGAGTTAAACCGGATGCACGTCTAGTCACACTGCGTGCCTCAAGTCCCCGTCCGAGCAAACCCATTCGGGTGCGATGACAGTACGGCGAACCCGGGCGCGCGACAGTAATTCGGTGGGCTTCGCCCACCCGACCGAGGAGCTCGATACTCCTTCGCCCGGCACGAGGGTTAGCCAGCCGACGCGGCATGCCGCCACGGGATGAGGCTGGACGTTAGTGTTCCGGGTGACACCGTTTCCGATTCGAACCGGAGCGACTGCTCCCGTCGCCGTACCAGCAGGTGTGCAACTCCCGTTCTCTTCTGTCTCGAGTGTAGTTACGAGTACTCGAGTATAGCGTGGCGACCGCTCTCCGAACGTCTGGATAGAACGAGTACTATCGTTGGTCGCTGTCCGACGATCGAGTTATTGGCTCGCTGTAGAGGGACACCTCTCAGGATGAGCCGGTCAGTTCAACCTCCCCCTCTTCGATCGATCTGGCGCGGTTGGCAGTCACGCGAATATCGGCGAAGCCGTCAGCGATAATTATGTCTCCGGTTCGGCTATCGTAGTCGACGAGTCCGTGACCCGCAAGCAGTGGGATGTGCGTATGAATTAACGAACTTGTTAGTCGTTGCGTTTGCTCTTCAGAGACTTCATCGATCGAGATACGTTGTTCCCATGCCACAATCTGTAGGGAGAGTTCTTCGATATTTGCGTGATCGTTGTCTAAAAAGTAGTATAGGACGTATCGGCGACGGGGCTCCGAAAGGATTCCATACATGGAATCGAGGGAAAGATCCGGCGTGGTCATATTCAGTGGATTCCCCACACATTAGAATAAATCACATTCCAAATAAATTTGGTATTACTGAAATCAGTGAGTAGTACATGCAGTTATTACCGTCCTCGAGACAGATAACAACCCCGCACAGCCATCGCTGTGCAGGGTAGTGATACCGCAGAGAGTCCCGGCGGACCCTCTCACGGGTGATGAAAGTGCAGCGTGGCTGTTCTACGCTGCTGCAGTGATCCCGGATTCGGGATCGAGGTATGAGTGGAGG
It encodes the following:
- a CDS encoding DUF6789 family protein encodes the protein MNRALVEVSLFGIVIVSCLLTVVLARRLRSDPSPDGGYATGRRRRFDLADLKSAAVHWTTTTNHREIGLLYIAFGTVAAIWGGIDAMMIRTHLLTPEANLWTEQTYNELFTMHGLTMLIFFVTPVFFGIGNYFLPLLIGADDMAFPRLNAVGFWLLPPSLLLARLGIVAEVTGSLLAVVVPSEWLSVLFAFQEPAIGWTMYPPLSLAPNPQTNFLLLGLHLSGIATTIGAINFITTIVYERDESIGWANLDIFSWNMLVTSAIIVFAFPLLGTALLMLLFDRNFGTTFFAVEGGGPILWQHLLWFWGHPEVYIIFLPATGLMSLILPKFVGRKLFGFKFIVYSTIAIGVLSFGVWAHHMFTTGIDPRIRASFMATSIAIAVPSAIKVFNWITTMWNGDVKLAAPTILCVGSIGLFIVGGVTGIFLAVIPVDIIYHGTYYVVGHFHLILMGIIPLMMFAASYYWYPLITGRMYDRRLAIFQSSLLVIGAALTFMTLMALGFLELPRRYATYPPEYAWLQVVATVGAFLIGISVLMWLYNMLWSYFQGAPIETADPWELKATEQFTPEWQWFEDRLERKHGVPPSEPDETRPSYVPAQEDRPLSLYSRIKPVARTAANDAGTGAVGGFVGTMFMTGVLLVAVVLGAFELESFANLATFVGLPANLTLGYGLFLVGGMTVWPLLFLSLGEYLPGELTLVTGLWYATVIASGFALAFYTGQLGLELVTYLLFVLLAHWIYGLGLAGTIAFLGGRQRRPSTGDENE
- the coxB gene encoding cytochrome c oxidase subunit II, producing MGSRRCTIITLTVTVLSSLLALTGTVAAQSPNRELIDGLEYQLLYVALPLTLFVLMILVYAAVKFHDNDDPQPTTEDPALEITWTAATALILLFVGLAGYSVLVNPYVSPSQAIDGDDRSQEEFESLADLPETGDEEVYVRGYQWEWQATYPEANVTTENEIVIPADENVTIWLTSDDVIHSLFVSDLGIKQDAFPGDYTRARTTVDEPGRYDVVCTEFCGAGHSRMEAEVVAVDQATYDQWLSENEGTITEAPEPA
- a CDS encoding DUF7344 domain-containing protein, with translation MTTPDLSLDSMYGILSEPRRRYVLYYFLDNDHANIEELSLQIVAWEQRISIDEVSEEQTQRLTSSLIHTHIPLLAGHGLVDYDSRTGDIIIADGFADIRVTANRARSIEEGEVELTGSS